A genomic region of Terriglobia bacterium contains the following coding sequences:
- a CDS encoding GntR family transcriptional regulator, translated as MANHKYHQIFEKLQEDISSGRYKPGKRLPSEAELVRRFGASRMTVFRAMRELQSLGLVTRRVGSGTFVSSAVNTGSHVFGLLIPELGQTEIFEAICKGMMEAQEAMHHSLLWGHAVSQEQDKERAAEQLCEHYISSKVSGVFFAPVEFSTNRFQANHRIVAAFDRARIPVVLLDRCLEPYPHRSKYDLVGIDNRRTGYIATEYLIKAGAKRIAFIARPNSAPTVDARIAGYREALFFQQKRQGMDFVNIGDVSDEKFIRSIVKKQRPDAFVCANDLTAGNLMHTLISLGYRIPEDVRIVGIDDVKYARLLPVPLTTLHQPCRDIGRVALTVMLDRIANPDLPPRDVLLGCDVVVRKSCGTAAKSAGA; from the coding sequence ATGGCAAATCACAAGTACCATCAAATATTCGAAAAACTCCAGGAAGACATTTCATCGGGTCGCTACAAACCGGGCAAACGCTTGCCCAGCGAAGCCGAATTGGTCCGGCGTTTTGGCGCATCGCGAATGACTGTGTTCCGCGCGATGCGGGAGTTGCAGTCGTTGGGATTGGTGACTCGGCGTGTGGGTTCGGGCACATTCGTTTCTTCTGCGGTAAACACGGGCAGCCATGTTTTCGGCCTGCTGATCCCTGAACTGGGCCAGACGGAGATCTTCGAGGCGATCTGTAAGGGCATGATGGAAGCGCAGGAGGCGATGCATCACTCTTTGCTCTGGGGTCATGCGGTCTCCCAGGAACAGGACAAGGAACGCGCTGCGGAGCAACTCTGTGAACACTACATCTCAAGCAAGGTTTCCGGCGTATTCTTTGCTCCCGTCGAATTCAGCACAAATAGGTTCCAGGCGAATCATCGCATCGTTGCCGCCTTTGACCGCGCCCGAATTCCCGTTGTTCTTCTTGACCGTTGTCTCGAGCCTTATCCTCACCGGAGCAAGTACGACCTCGTCGGAATCGATAACAGGCGTACGGGTTACATCGCTACTGAGTACCTAATCAAGGCGGGAGCGAAGCGCATAGCGTTTATCGCCCGGCCAAACTCAGCTCCCACCGTCGACGCTCGCATTGCGGGTTACCGGGAAGCTCTGTTTTTCCAACAGAAAAGGCAAGGGATGGACTTTGTCAATATTGGTGACGTGTCGGATGAGAAGTTCATAAGGTCGATTGTGAAGAAACAACGGCCGGACGCATTCGTGTGCGCTAACGATCTCACCGCCGGAAACCTGATGCATACCTTGATATCTCTCGGCTATCGCATACCCGAAGACGTCCGGATTGTTGGGATCGATGACGTGAAATATGCACGCCTTTTACCGGTGCCACTCACGACACTGCACCAGCCTTGCCGTGACATCGGAAGAGTCGCTTTGACCGTCATGTTGGACCGTATAGCCAACCCCGACTTGCCGCCGCGAGATGTCCTTCTCGGATGCGATGTGGTTGTCCGCAAGTCGTGTGGAACGGCTGCGAAAAGCGCAGGGGCTTAA
- a CDS encoding Nif3-like dinuclear metal center hexameric protein, with protein sequence MDERTVTRRRFCQVAGTGLLLAPALMQAEWLHSSATLTAREVVSRIHKNVGVPWFTPTADDFKVGDPDAPITGITTTFMSTFDLLERSVKAGNNFVITHEPTFWSAADVVSVLRDDPLYHEKLDFLYKNKLVVWRFHDHWHAHRPDGIFLGWDKAMGWENYAVKGATPFSHEYVIPETTFRELAEEMRRRLGTRSIRLVGDPNLRVSRVGNAGHYITQCMEVLPKVDVLLVFECREWEAAEYVRDAIAAGEKKALIQLPHEAGEEAGMEECARWLRTFVSEVPIKFIESGDPFWIPA encoded by the coding sequence ATGGATGAGAGGACCGTAACGCGGCGTCGTTTTTGCCAGGTTGCTGGCACCGGCTTGCTTTTGGCGCCCGCGTTGATGCAAGCGGAATGGTTACACTCGTCAGCGACGCTTACTGCTCGCGAAGTGGTGTCGCGTATTCACAAAAACGTGGGTGTGCCCTGGTTTACTCCGACGGCCGATGATTTCAAGGTCGGTGATCCGGATGCCCCAATTACCGGAATCACGACCACTTTCATGTCTACATTTGATCTGCTGGAGCGCTCGGTGAAGGCAGGGAACAACTTCGTAATCACTCATGAACCCACGTTCTGGAGCGCCGCGGATGTGGTCTCTGTCCTGAGAGACGACCCGCTCTATCATGAGAAGCTGGATTTCCTTTACAAGAACAAGCTTGTAGTTTGGCGGTTTCACGATCACTGGCATGCGCATCGTCCGGACGGAATCTTCCTGGGGTGGGACAAGGCGATGGGTTGGGAGAACTATGCCGTCAAAGGCGCGACCCCGTTCTCGCATGAGTACGTCATCCCTGAGACTACCTTCCGAGAGTTGGCCGAGGAGATGCGTCGAAGGTTGGGAACGCGCAGCATACGGCTTGTCGGCGATCCCAATTTGAGAGTCAGCCGCGTTGGCAATGCGGGCCATTACATTACGCAATGCATGGAAGTCCTCCCCAAAGTGGACGTCCTCCTTGTATTCGAATGCAGGGAGTGGGAAGCGGCCGAGTACGTTCGAGACGCGATCGCAGCGGGTGAGAAGAAAGCACTCATTCAGTTGCCACACGAGGCCGGCGAAGAAGCCGGAATGGAGGAGTGCGCTCGCTGGTTGAGAACATTTGTCAGCGAAGTGCCGATCAAGTTTATTGAATCGGGTGATCCGTTTTGGATCCCGGCGTGA
- a CDS encoding alpha/beta hydrolase fold domain-containing protein, with protein MSKHRLVLLSLGLSAFFILCSMNGFAQEKPANSPPKVIVESDGAVEVPAQTVPISPFLSPEAKAYVTQHLKDMQNPEILKQDAGVPRFMKPYLERDYALFAVDKKDEKIGGVHAYVYTPKGGVSTANKDRVLINLHGGGFSGCWPGCAELESIPVSALGKIRVVTVDYREGPDYKFPAASEDVASVYRELLKTYKPENIGIYGCSAGGIQTAMSVAWFQTHSLPRPGAIGIFCASAGGIFGGDAMYTAMPLGEARVIPPGPPPKRPPLGYFDGTDPKDPMVAPVESPQILAKFPPTLIITATRGFELSAALYTHEQLVKAGVDTELHVWEGLFHGFFYNVDVPESRDALNVIIKFFDRHLGGSIQAAEVSTARN; from the coding sequence ATGTCGAAGCATCGTCTTGTTCTTCTCTCGTTGGGTTTATCTGCATTTTTTATCTTGTGCTCAATGAACGGCTTTGCTCAGGAGAAGCCCGCAAACAGTCCGCCAAAGGTGATCGTTGAGTCGGATGGTGCAGTCGAGGTGCCGGCTCAGACGGTGCCCATATCGCCGTTCCTCAGTCCCGAAGCAAAAGCTTATGTCACGCAGCATTTGAAGGACATGCAGAACCCGGAGATTCTGAAACAGGATGCCGGAGTACCGCGCTTCATGAAGCCTTACCTCGAGCGCGACTATGCTCTGTTCGCCGTGGACAAGAAGGACGAGAAAATCGGTGGGGTCCATGCCTACGTGTACACACCGAAAGGAGGCGTCTCCACCGCAAACAAGGACCGTGTTCTGATTAACCTTCACGGTGGAGGTTTTTCCGGTTGCTGGCCGGGTTGTGCTGAACTTGAATCGATACCCGTTTCCGCTTTGGGAAAGATCCGCGTGGTAACGGTCGATTATCGTGAAGGCCCCGATTACAAATTTCCGGCAGCCAGTGAAGACGTTGCGAGTGTCTACCGGGAACTCCTCAAGACGTACAAGCCGGAGAATATTGGAATTTATGGGTGCTCGGCCGGGGGCATACAGACCGCGATGTCCGTGGCGTGGTTCCAGACGCACTCACTGCCCAGACCTGGCGCCATTGGAATCTTCTGCGCATCCGCGGGTGGAATCTTCGGCGGAGACGCGATGTACACTGCAATGCCGCTGGGGGAGGCTCGGGTGATACCTCCCGGGCCACCGCCAAAGCGGCCCCCGTTGGGCTATTTCGACGGCACCGATCCGAAAGATCCGATGGTTGCACCAGTGGAGTCACCCCAAATTCTGGCGAAGTTTCCGCCCACGCTCATCATCACGGCCACGCGAGGTTTTGAACTGAGCGCCGCACTCTACACACACGAACAGCTTGTCAAAGCAGGAGTAGATACCGAACTGCACGTCTGGGAAGGACTTTTCCACGGGTTCTTCTACAACGTGGACGTACCTGAGTCCAGAGATGCCTTGAATGTGATCATCAAATTCTTTGATCGACATCTTGGCGGATCAATTCAGGCAGCGGAGGTTTCAACAGCCAGGAATTAA
- a CDS encoding Nif3-like dinuclear metal center hexameric protein: protein MISAQGLLDRIQKNVGVPWQSQRSDGFSDGILFGNPEATVTGIVTTYAPSLQVLKRAVDSGKNTIVCREAPFYSRGERAPLFWRNGPAPPKQLTDNDAVCVAKREFIAQNNLVIIRFFDNWDARPSDGQLRGLTRALGWDQFHTAGRSGTEPYEPENVYFQLPATSLNGLAQEVQNKLKIKAVRVIGAANSIVRKVALTHGLLLVADAERILTEPSVDAVIAGDAVEWEAAPYFQDLVTAQKTKGLLLIGDEASEDPGSGEVATWLKTFVSEVPIEWIPAGEPFWTLT from the coding sequence ATGATCAGCGCACAGGGATTGCTCGATCGGATTCAGAAGAATGTGGGAGTTCCATGGCAGAGCCAGCGCTCCGATGGATTCTCCGACGGTATTCTGTTCGGGAATCCCGAAGCGACGGTAACCGGCATCGTGACCACATACGCGCCCTCCTTGCAGGTCCTGAAGCGAGCTGTCGATTCGGGCAAGAACACGATCGTCTGCCGCGAGGCTCCGTTCTACAGTCGTGGCGAGCGCGCACCTTTGTTCTGGAGGAACGGTCCTGCACCTCCTAAGCAGTTGACCGACAACGATGCAGTCTGTGTCGCGAAGAGGGAGTTCATAGCGCAGAACAACCTCGTAATTATCCGCTTCTTTGATAACTGGGATGCGCGGCCCTCGGACGGACAACTGAGAGGCCTTACACGTGCACTCGGATGGGATCAGTTTCACACCGCTGGGAGGAGCGGCACGGAGCCATACGAACCTGAGAATGTCTATTTCCAACTGCCTGCGACCTCGTTGAATGGCCTAGCGCAGGAAGTCCAGAACAAGCTGAAAATCAAGGCGGTTCGCGTCATTGGTGCTGCCAACTCCATCGTTCGCAAGGTGGCACTAACCCACGGTCTCTTGCTGGTCGCTGACGCCGAACGCATCCTCACCGAACCGAGCGTGGATGCCGTGATCGCGGGAGATGCTGTTGAGTGGGAAGCGGCTCCGTATTTCCAGGACCTCGTAACAGCCCAGAAAACAAAAGGCCTGCTTCTGATTGGCGACGAGGCGTCGGAAGATCCCGGCAGTGGCGAAGTCGCGACGTGGTTAAAGACCTTTGTTTCGGAAGTTCCGATCGAATGGATCCCCGCCGGTGAGCCGTTCTGGACATTGACTTAG
- a CDS encoding carboxypeptidase regulatory-like domain-containing protein, producing MYRMLADVLADVSKSHRNRSSNQGKCLLPDGIDSRTTDRLLAALLVVSMTFAALLILSVGAAAQVRFGSVVGLVDDTSGAVISGATVKLTNLGTNETRTMQTSSAGTFAFPNLIPGTYKVEVQMSGFKQFIQEKVEVQIDVATRVNAALQVGNVNESVVVTSEAPPLQTDSASLGTVIPQREIQSIPLSGRNVNNMLTLVPGVVAQGGTYGNAASNQANGARTNAIGFGNYAIGGGFGNQSSFFVDGVSSNAVAGNLNALIPSQDIVQEFRVVTNNVSAEYGSYAGGVINLTTKSGTNTFHGTAYEYLRNKVLNANDYFTKKAGLPRPPLVQNQYGATIGGPLIKDRTFFFFGFEREPIRSATQAQFYTVPTDAELAGDFSAPGLPTIYDPTTGQQFQCNGVLNVICPDRLDPAAVKIMTLNYPRAKLGGLTRNFVAQTKIGGENDQYNIRVDHRFSNNNSLFARYTYWKADSNPYDAWGTQTQGQGRTGIYTHEAVVGDTHSFNPSTILDLRLAYLRVFQHEFPDSSGVDLSQFGGGWATLDTQLLAPANWPSMNFASDGQGVSASNGIGSQLFWTQNVYMLSGNLTKILGRHQIKFGGSARHAQMLQAPGNGVLRLDFNTAATSNGGVGGSSLASALLGIPFDTQLAPGLLGGSRVYYNAYGFFVEDTFQATKKLTITAGLRWDQPGALAEANGNDTVFLPNKPSPLGTIFNPATGTNQQLMGTVALVGSPDWPSKREDYLHWKLFSPRLGVAYRVTEKTVLRAGYGISYPPTVLSQDGPNLSPVNNAPTFFPASTPGLSVSNPYPTSAGGISQPLRRQATPDNFYGQGVFVMRVPGQPMGYVQQWNVAFERQIGKDSSLTVAYAGSKGTHLLMQGWATVSNIGLNQLPDQYFSLGTGTGPGQLNEELPNPFAALLPNSQTYLSAPTITRGQLLRPFPQYNRVLELDPHLGKSNYKSLQTSFMKRFGSEGILSVAYTWSRLMSNTDSSSAFLDEGFIFGGSAQDNNHPEREYSVSSYDVPHNLSVGYGVDLPFGKGKHFLGDAHGALNAIVGGWRVNGITTLRSGVPISIYQIFLGSTLSNLGGGQGYFGAQGLWMRPDLIPGCNLQTSGSRQERAANGWFNTACFSPVNTGSEVRFGNEPRNIDSVRMDAMKNWDISIAKRFNITERADLQFTTEFFNAFNHVRFGAPDNNLSDPPNLFGTITSQANTPRAIQFGLRLSF from the coding sequence ATGTATAGAATGCTGGCCGATGTCCTTGCTGATGTTTCCAAGTCCCACCGCAATCGCTCATCGAACCAAGGCAAGTGCCTCCTTCCGGACGGTATTGACTCGAGGACGACGGACCGTCTGCTCGCCGCCTTGCTCGTTGTGAGCATGACTTTTGCCGCTCTTCTTATTCTGTCTGTCGGCGCCGCGGCGCAGGTCAGATTTGGAAGTGTGGTAGGACTAGTAGACGACACGAGCGGAGCCGTCATCTCCGGCGCAACCGTCAAACTGACTAATCTTGGCACGAACGAGACCCGCACGATGCAGACTAGCAGTGCTGGCACGTTCGCCTTTCCCAACCTAATCCCAGGAACCTACAAGGTTGAGGTCCAGATGTCGGGATTCAAGCAGTTCATTCAGGAAAAAGTCGAGGTTCAAATCGATGTTGCGACGCGCGTGAATGCGGCACTCCAGGTTGGCAATGTTAACGAGAGCGTTGTCGTCACCAGCGAAGCGCCACCGTTGCAGACCGACAGCGCTTCTCTGGGCACAGTCATTCCGCAACGGGAAATTCAGAGCATACCGTTAAGCGGAAGAAACGTGAACAACATGCTGACGCTGGTGCCCGGCGTTGTCGCCCAGGGCGGCACATACGGCAACGCGGCCTCCAACCAGGCGAACGGCGCCCGCACGAATGCCATCGGCTTTGGTAATTACGCGATTGGCGGTGGTTTTGGGAACCAGAGCTCGTTCTTTGTTGATGGCGTTTCATCCAATGCTGTCGCAGGCAATCTAAACGCGCTCATTCCGTCGCAGGACATTGTGCAGGAATTTCGTGTCGTCACCAACAATGTCAGCGCCGAGTACGGGAGCTACGCCGGAGGCGTGATCAACCTGACCACCAAGTCCGGTACGAACACATTTCATGGGACGGCCTACGAGTATCTGCGTAACAAGGTATTAAACGCGAATGATTACTTCACAAAGAAGGCAGGGCTGCCGCGACCCCCACTAGTCCAGAATCAGTATGGCGCTACGATTGGCGGTCCGCTGATCAAGGACAGGACGTTCTTTTTCTTCGGGTTTGAGCGTGAGCCGATCAGAAGCGCAACACAGGCACAATTTTATACTGTACCCACGGACGCCGAATTGGCCGGGGACTTCAGCGCGCCTGGTTTGCCTACAATCTACGATCCCACTACAGGCCAGCAATTTCAGTGCAACGGAGTGCTCAACGTCATATGTCCGGACCGCCTTGATCCGGCAGCAGTGAAAATCATGACGCTCAATTACCCGCGTGCAAAACTTGGAGGGTTGACGCGGAATTTTGTTGCTCAAACTAAGATCGGCGGCGAAAACGATCAGTACAACATTCGGGTGGACCATCGCTTCTCGAACAACAATAGCCTATTTGCCCGCTATACCTATTGGAAAGCCGACAGCAATCCCTATGATGCATGGGGTACCCAAACTCAAGGTCAAGGGCGCACAGGGATCTACACCCACGAGGCAGTCGTTGGAGATACACACTCATTTAATCCTTCGACGATTCTCGATCTTCGCTTGGCTTATCTGCGGGTCTTCCAGCACGAGTTCCCTGACAGCAGCGGTGTAGACCTTTCGCAGTTTGGAGGCGGGTGGGCGACTCTGGATACTCAACTCCTGGCACCGGCGAACTGGCCGTCCATGAACTTCGCAAGTGACGGTCAGGGCGTAAGTGCGAGTAATGGTATCGGGTCACAGCTCTTCTGGACCCAGAACGTATACATGCTGTCGGGAAATCTAACTAAGATCTTGGGCCGACATCAGATTAAATTCGGCGGCTCAGCCCGTCACGCGCAGATGCTGCAGGCTCCCGGCAATGGTGTACTCAGGTTGGATTTCAATACTGCGGCCACCTCGAACGGTGGAGTGGGCGGGAGTTCGCTCGCATCCGCGTTACTCGGAATTCCATTTGACACACAGCTCGCGCCCGGACTCCTCGGCGGGTCGCGAGTGTATTACAACGCCTACGGCTTTTTTGTGGAGGATACATTCCAGGCGACAAAAAAGCTGACGATCACGGCAGGCCTGCGGTGGGACCAGCCCGGCGCATTGGCCGAAGCAAACGGCAATGACACAGTGTTCTTGCCCAATAAGCCGAGTCCGCTGGGGACGATTTTCAATCCGGCGACTGGCACAAATCAGCAATTGATGGGCACCGTTGCTTTAGTCGGATCTCCGGATTGGCCCTCGAAACGAGAAGATTACTTGCATTGGAAGTTGTTTTCGCCCCGTCTTGGTGTGGCTTACCGAGTCACCGAAAAGACTGTATTGCGGGCCGGATACGGCATTTCTTATCCGCCTACGGTTCTCAGCCAAGACGGGCCTAACTTGTCGCCGGTCAATAATGCTCCGACGTTCTTTCCAGCTTCGACACCCGGTCTCTCTGTCTCGAATCCGTACCCGACGTCGGCGGGCGGCATCAGCCAACCATTACGCAGACAAGCAACGCCGGACAATTTTTACGGACAGGGTGTATTTGTGATGCGCGTTCCCGGACAGCCTATGGGATATGTGCAGCAGTGGAACGTAGCGTTCGAACGGCAGATCGGAAAGGATTCCTCTCTGACGGTCGCGTACGCGGGATCGAAAGGTACGCATCTTCTCATGCAGGGCTGGGCCACGGTCTCGAATATCGGACTGAACCAGCTGCCGGACCAGTACTTTTCGTTAGGTACGGGCACAGGTCCAGGCCAGCTAAATGAGGAACTGCCGAATCCATTCGCTGCGCTGCTGCCGAACTCGCAGACGTACCTCTCGGCTCCGACGATCACTCGTGGGCAGTTGTTGAGGCCATTCCCTCAGTACAATCGCGTGCTGGAACTCGACCCTCACCTCGGAAAGTCAAACTATAAATCACTGCAGACGTCGTTCATGAAGCGATTTGGCTCCGAAGGTATACTTAGTGTTGCATACACATGGTCAAGATTGATGTCGAACACCGATTCTTCCAGCGCGTTCCTGGACGAAGGATTCATTTTCGGCGGCTCGGCTCAGGACAACAACCATCCGGAGCGGGAATACTCAGTCAGTTCCTACGATGTGCCACACAATCTGTCCGTGGGTTATGGTGTCGATCTGCCTTTCGGCAAAGGCAAGCACTTCCTGGGCGACGCTCACGGAGCGCTTAACGCGATCGTGGGTGGTTGGCGGGTCAACGGCATTACCACGCTCCGCAGCGGTGTTCCCATTAGCATTTACCAGATATTCCTCGGATCAACTCTCAGCAACTTGGGAGGAGGCCAAGGCTACTTCGGGGCCCAAGGCTTGTGGATGCGCCCCGACCTGATCCCTGGATGCAATCTGCAAACATCAGGGTCGCGTCAAGAAAGGGCAGCCAACGGTTGGTTCAACACTGCTTGCTTCTCCCCCGTGAACACTGGAAGTGAAGTGAGATTCGGCAACGAGCCTCGAAACATCGACTCCGTTCGCATGGATGCCATGAAGAACTGGGATATCTCAATCGCAAAGCGCTTCAACATCACCGAACGCGCGGACCTGCAGTTCACGACGGAGTTCTTCAACGCGTTCAACCACGTACGGTTTGGCGCGCCCGACAACAACCTGTCGGATCCTCCCAACTTATTTGGGACGATTACCTCCCAGGCGAATACTCCACGTGCGATCCAGTTTGGATTGCGACTCAGCTTCTAA
- a CDS encoding MFS transporter, whose protein sequence is MNAPARQNLTAIRWLTFFMFMMFAMTTDSVGVIIPEVIKEFHLSMTVGGAFHYAAMSGIAFAAFFLGYLADKLGRKTSIILGLVLFALNSYLFAVGNSFLFFVVLLAISGIAIGIFKTGALALIGDITKSTTEHTSTMNTVEGFFAVGAIIGPAIVARLLAAGTSWKWLYVIAGTLCVLLIITALLVKYPRTKASSEPVKLKHTMAMMKNPYALGFSGAIFLYVTVESAVYVWMPTFLAARHDSSFIAIYAISIFFMLRAAGRFVGSWMLAKLNWAAVTTVFSAAILVCFVLSMVHGMSMAVFLLPLSGLFMSVIYPTINSKGISCFRKSEHGAVSGVILFFTCVAAVVGPLAMGAISDSLGDPKYGFFLATGFAALLFIQLLLNWIFDPTRQLLHALDKSEYELQGSPELDPDAGI, encoded by the coding sequence ATGAATGCGCCCGCTCGCCAAAACCTGACCGCAATTCGCTGGCTTACATTCTTCATGTTCATGATGTTTGCCATGACGACCGATTCAGTGGGCGTAATCATCCCGGAGGTCATCAAGGAGTTTCATCTGAGCATGACGGTCGGTGGTGCGTTCCACTACGCCGCCATGTCGGGAATCGCATTCGCAGCCTTTTTCCTCGGTTATCTTGCGGATAAATTAGGACGCAAAACCAGCATCATTCTGGGCTTGGTGCTGTTCGCGCTCAATTCTTATCTTTTTGCCGTAGGCAATTCCTTCCTCTTTTTCGTAGTCTTGCTGGCGATTTCGGGAATTGCTATTGGCATCTTCAAAACTGGTGCACTCGCCCTCATCGGTGACATCACGAAATCGACGACCGAACATACTTCCACGATGAATACCGTTGAAGGATTCTTTGCCGTAGGCGCGATCATCGGACCGGCGATTGTGGCGCGGCTACTGGCTGCCGGGACATCGTGGAAGTGGTTGTACGTCATTGCCGGAACCTTGTGCGTGCTCCTTATCATCACAGCCTTGCTGGTTAAGTACCCTCGAACGAAAGCGAGCAGCGAGCCCGTCAAACTCAAGCACACAATGGCGATGATGAAGAATCCCTACGCTCTCGGATTTTCGGGGGCTATCTTCCTGTACGTCACCGTCGAAAGCGCTGTCTATGTATGGATGCCAACGTTTTTGGCAGCGCGGCACGACTCGAGCTTTATTGCGATTTACGCCATTTCGATCTTCTTCATGCTTCGTGCAGCAGGCAGATTTGTTGGCTCGTGGATGCTGGCAAAACTGAACTGGGCCGCGGTTACGACCGTGTTCAGCGCCGCTATCCTCGTCTGCTTTGTGTTGAGCATGGTTCATGGAATGTCGATGGCGGTATTTCTCCTTCCGCTCTCCGGCCTATTCATGTCGGTAATCTATCCAACGATCAACTCCAAAGGCATCAGTTGCTTTCGCAAGTCGGAACACGGTGCGGTTTCAGGCGTCATTCTGTTTTTTACTTGTGTTGCAGCGGTTGTTGGGCCTTTAGCGATGGGCGCAATCAGCGATTCCCTCGGTGATCCGAAGTACGGTTTCTTTTTGGCAACCGGCTTTGCCGCACTCCTTTTCATTCAACTATTGCTGAACTGGATCTTCGACCCTACTCGACAGCTGCTCCACGCCCTGGACAAATCCGAGTATGAATTGCAGGGCAGCCCTGAACTGGACCCGGACGCTGGAATTTAA
- the gtfA gene encoding sucrose phosphorylase produces the protein MKNQVQLITYVDRLAKNLKGLTSLLQGPFAKLFGGVHLLPFFTPIDGSDAGFDPIDHTEVDARLGDWNHVRRLSEEVELMADLIVNHISNASPQFKDFSRDGSDSQFAGMFLTYDRIFPKGATEADLLHIYRPRPGLPFTNVTLQTGEKRLLWTTFTPQQIDIDVQHPEGERYLDAILRRFQSAGIRIIRLDAVGYAIKKAGTSCFMIPETFRFIGDLASRARTLGIEILVEIHSYYRQQIEIARQVDWIYDFALPPLVLHSLFTGNGRALGQWLQVRPNNCVTVLDTHDGIGVIDVGAGSEGEPGLLTPKEINTLVETIHARSNGESLKATGAAANNLDLYQVNCTYYDALGRRENEYLLARAVQFFVPGIPQVYYVGLLATTNDMELLARSQVGRDINRHYYTQAEIQAAVHTAVVEKLFDLIRLRNTHPSFAGQAEIQMPSDEILMITWTKDDHWAKLAVDFAKPSATVTYSTDPARQDSRGLWEATAVRATAAKDTP, from the coding sequence GTGAAAAACCAGGTTCAACTCATCACCTACGTCGATCGGCTGGCGAAGAATCTCAAAGGCCTCACGTCGCTTCTGCAAGGGCCGTTTGCGAAACTTTTCGGGGGTGTACATTTGCTCCCATTCTTCACGCCCATTGATGGTTCTGACGCGGGATTCGACCCCATCGATCACACCGAGGTCGACGCAAGACTCGGCGACTGGAACCACGTACGCCGATTAAGCGAAGAGGTTGAACTAATGGCCGACCTCATCGTCAATCACATCTCGAACGCTTCACCCCAGTTCAAAGATTTTTCGCGTGATGGGTCTGACTCGCAGTTCGCGGGAATGTTCCTGACCTATGATCGGATCTTCCCAAAGGGAGCAACTGAAGCGGACCTTCTGCACATTTATCGCCCGCGACCCGGCCTGCCATTTACGAACGTGACATTGCAAACGGGTGAAAAACGCCTCCTCTGGACGACATTTACTCCGCAGCAGATTGATATTGACGTGCAGCACCCCGAAGGCGAGCGCTACCTGGATGCCATTCTCCGCCGGTTCCAGTCTGCTGGTATTCGCATCATCCGGCTTGATGCTGTTGGGTATGCGATCAAAAAGGCCGGGACAAGCTGCTTCATGATACCGGAGACGTTTCGCTTTATCGGGGATCTCGCGTCGAGAGCCCGTACTCTCGGGATAGAGATTCTCGTCGAGATTCACAGTTACTACCGGCAACAGATCGAAATTGCGCGTCAGGTCGACTGGATCTACGATTTTGCGCTTCCGCCGCTTGTTCTGCACTCTCTCTTTACCGGAAATGGGCGAGCACTTGGACAGTGGTTACAAGTGCGACCCAACAATTGCGTCACCGTCCTCGATACGCATGATGGGATCGGAGTCATTGATGTAGGTGCCGGCAGCGAAGGTGAGCCGGGACTTCTGACGCCGAAAGAAATCAATACATTAGTCGAGACGATTCACGCGCGAAGCAACGGAGAGAGCCTCAAAGCGACAGGGGCCGCGGCAAACAACCTGGATCTGTACCAGGTGAATTGCACATATTATGACGCGCTCGGGCGCCGCGAGAATGAGTACCTCCTCGCTCGGGCAGTGCAGTTCTTTGTCCCAGGAATTCCGCAAGTTTATTACGTCGGTCTTCTTGCTACGACCAATGACATGGAACTCCTTGCCCGCTCGCAGGTTGGCCGCGACATCAACCGTCACTACTACACCCAGGCTGAGATACAGGCTGCGGTGCACACAGCGGTGGTAGAAAAGCTGTTTGATCTCATCCGGCTGCGGAATACCCATCCGTCATTCGCGGGCCAGGCGGAGATCCAGATGCCATCGGATGAGATTCTAATGATCACGTGGACGAAGGATGATCACTGGGCGAAACTGGCCGTAGATTTTGCTAAACCCAGCGCCACAGTTACCTATTCAACCGATCCCGCCAGACAAGATTCTCGCGGTCTGTGGGAAGCAACGGCTGTCCGCGCCACTGCCGCAAAGGACACTCCATGA